A DNA window from Candidatus Deferrimicrobiaceae bacterium contains the following coding sequences:
- a CDS encoding NAD(P)-dependent alcohol dehydrogenase, translating to MFNAKAYSAASATSPLAATTIPRRDATERDVRIEILYCGICHSDLHTVRNEWSGIMPTVYPCVPGHEIVGRVAGVGSAVTKFKAGDLVGVGCLVDSDHSCPNCKDGLEQLCPNQTLTFNSPDKHLGGVTYGGYSESIVVDEHFVLSVPANLDLAGVAPLLCAGITTYSPMRRWGNLTGKKVGVVGLGGLGHMGVKFARAFGAHVVVFTTSPNKKEDALRLGADEVVVSRNAEEMAKHAASFDFILDTISADHDVNAYINLLGRDGNLTLVGAPEKPFPVSAFSLLFGRRSVSGSIIGGIAETQEMLDFCGKHGITADVEVIPMQKVNEAYERLVKSDVKYRFSIDMASLKSE from the coding sequence CCTGTACTGCGGCATCTGCCACTCCGACCTGCACACGGTCCGCAACGAGTGGAGCGGCATCATGCCCACGGTCTACCCCTGCGTCCCCGGCCACGAGATCGTCGGGCGCGTCGCCGGCGTCGGTTCCGCCGTCACGAAGTTCAAGGCCGGCGACCTGGTCGGCGTCGGCTGCCTGGTCGATTCGGACCACAGTTGCCCGAACTGCAAGGACGGGCTCGAGCAGCTTTGCCCGAATCAGACGCTCACCTTCAACTCGCCGGACAAGCACCTCGGGGGCGTCACCTACGGCGGCTACTCGGAAAGCATCGTGGTCGACGAGCACTTCGTCCTGAGCGTCCCCGCCAACCTCGACCTGGCCGGCGTCGCGCCGCTGCTGTGCGCCGGGATCACGACGTACTCGCCCATGCGCCGCTGGGGAAATCTCACAGGCAAGAAAGTGGGCGTGGTCGGCCTCGGCGGACTGGGGCATATGGGCGTCAAGTTCGCCCGCGCGTTCGGTGCTCACGTCGTCGTCTTCACCACCTCGCCGAACAAGAAGGAGGACGCGCTCCGCCTGGGCGCCGACGAGGTCGTCGTCTCCCGCAATGCCGAAGAGATGGCGAAGCACGCAGCCAGCTTCGACTTTATCCTCGACACCATCTCCGCGGATCACGACGTCAATGCGTACATCAACCTGCTCGGCCGCGACGGCAACCTCACGCTCGTGGGCGCCCCGGAAAAACCGTTCCCCGTCTCGGCCTTCAGCCTGCTGTTCGGGCGCCGAAGCGTCTCCGGCTCGATCATCGGCGGCATCGCCGAAACGCAGGAGATGCTCGACTTCTGCGGCAAGCACGGAATCACCGCCGACGTCGAGGTCATCCCAATGCAGAAGGTCAACGAAGCGTACGAACGGCTGGTCAAGTCCGACGTGAAATACCGCTTCTCCATCGACATGGCGTCGCTCAAGTCCGAGTAG
- a CDS encoding aldo/keto reductase: MNKRILGKTGLEVSALGLGCMGMSMAYGPPADKKEMIALIGKAVERGITFFDTAEVYGPHVNEELVGEALAPFRGQVAIATKFGIGLDAHGQQGQNSSPARIRESVEGSLKRLRTDVIDLYYQHRVDPEVPIEEVAGAVKELIREGKVRHFGLSEAGVKTIRRAHAVQPVTAVQSEYSLWWRRPEEELIPALEELGIGFVPFSPLGKGYLTGKIDENTTFDKNDFRNIVPRFTPEARKANQALVDLLAAIAGRKHATPAQIALAWLLAKKPWIVPIPGTTKLHRLDENIGAVDLDLTPGDLREIEDAAAKIEIEGARYPEALEKRTGL; encoded by the coding sequence ATGAATAAACGAATATTGGGAAAAACCGGTCTGGAAGTCTCCGCCCTCGGGCTTGGCTGCATGGGGATGAGCATGGCCTACGGCCCCCCTGCGGACAAAAAGGAGATGATCGCGCTCATCGGGAAAGCCGTCGAGCGCGGAATCACCTTCTTCGATACCGCGGAAGTCTATGGCCCGCACGTGAACGAAGAGCTGGTGGGCGAGGCGCTCGCTCCGTTCCGCGGGCAGGTGGCGATCGCCACCAAGTTCGGGATCGGGCTCGACGCCCATGGGCAGCAGGGGCAGAACAGTTCTCCCGCACGCATCCGTGAGAGCGTCGAGGGCTCGCTCAAGCGGCTCAGGACCGACGTCATCGATCTTTACTACCAACACCGCGTCGACCCGGAGGTACCGATCGAGGAAGTCGCCGGAGCCGTGAAAGAACTGATCCGGGAAGGCAAGGTCCGGCATTTCGGCCTCTCCGAGGCCGGGGTCAAGACGATCCGTCGCGCGCATGCCGTCCAGCCCGTCACGGCGGTGCAGAGCGAATACTCGCTCTGGTGGCGGCGTCCGGAGGAGGAGCTGATTCCGGCGCTCGAGGAGCTTGGCATCGGCTTCGTCCCCTTCAGCCCGCTGGGCAAGGGATACCTCACGGGAAAGATCGACGAGAACACGACGTTCGACAAGAACGATTTCCGCAACATCGTCCCCCGCTTCACGCCGGAGGCGCGCAAGGCGAACCAGGCGCTGGTCGACCTGCTCGCCGCCATCGCGGGCAGGAAGCATGCGACCCCCGCGCAGATCGCCCTCGCGTGGCTCCTGGCGAAAAAGCCGTGGATCGTCCCCATCCCGGGCACGACGAAGCTGCATCGACTGGACGAGAACATCGGGGCGGTCGATCTCGACCTGACGCCCGGGGATCTGCGCGAGATCGAGGACGCCGCCGCGAAGATCGAGATCGAGGGCGCACGGTATCCGGAAGCGCTGGAAAAGAGGACCGGCCTTTAG
- a CDS encoding carboxymuconolactone decarboxylase family protein, translating into MAISEAANRNHDALFPNHKSTLKVTDPELIELFDNFAFDEVLRHGTLDAMTRLIVILGSMIASQALGEYKVMLGGALNIGVTPVEVKEIVYQAVPYVGIAKVYDFIHATNEILAGRGIKLPLEGQSTTTPETRRAKGLELQKAIFGDLIDRMYRDSPPDQLHIQEYLSANCFGDYLTRTGLEIGTRELLTFSMILSLGGCESQLKGHIQGNINVGNGKELLLDVVTQLLPYVGYPRALNAIGCINEAGNAPVPGEGTEDPQAIRITRSGVQPSTQGPDEYFTGSVRVTMLVNPTGPARTSVGRVTFEPGARTAWHTHPFGQTLIVTEGVGRIQRWGGPVEEIRPGDVVSIPFGTKHWHGASNDSAMTHLAIQEHLDGKAAEWMEKVSD; encoded by the coding sequence ATGGCAATCAGCGAAGCGGCCAACAGGAATCACGACGCGCTTTTCCCGAACCACAAGTCGACCTTGAAGGTGACGGACCCGGAGTTGATCGAGCTCTTCGACAACTTCGCGTTCGATGAAGTCCTTCGTCACGGAACGCTGGATGCCATGACAAGGTTGATCGTCATCCTCGGGTCGATGATCGCGAGCCAGGCCTTGGGCGAATACAAGGTGATGCTGGGCGGTGCACTGAACATCGGGGTCACCCCGGTCGAAGTGAAGGAAATCGTCTACCAGGCAGTCCCTTACGTGGGCATCGCGAAGGTCTACGATTTCATCCACGCCACGAACGAAATCCTGGCAGGCAGGGGGATCAAGCTGCCGCTGGAAGGCCAGTCCACGACGACGCCGGAAACGCGGCGCGCGAAGGGGCTGGAACTCCAGAAGGCGATCTTCGGCGACCTGATCGACCGGATGTATCGGGACTCGCCGCCCGATCAGCTTCACATCCAGGAATATCTGTCGGCGAACTGCTTCGGCGACTACCTGACGCGGACGGGACTGGAGATCGGGACGCGCGAGCTGCTGACGTTCTCCATGATCCTGTCGCTGGGCGGATGCGAATCACAGCTGAAAGGGCATATCCAGGGCAACATCAACGTCGGGAACGGCAAAGAGCTGCTGCTGGACGTCGTCACCCAGCTGCTGCCGTATGTCGGATATCCGAGGGCATTGAACGCGATCGGGTGCATCAACGAGGCCGGGAATGCGCCCGTTCCCGGCGAGGGCACGGAGGATCCGCAGGCGATCCGCATCACGCGGAGCGGGGTGCAGCCGTCCACCCAGGGGCCGGATGAATATTTCACCGGCTCGGTGCGCGTGACGATGCTCGTCAATCCGACGGGCCCGGCGCGCACATCGGTCGGTCGCGTGACGTTCGAGCCCGGGGCCCGGACCGCATGGCACACCCATCCGTTCGGGCAGACGCTGATCGTGACGGAAGGGGTGGGGCGGATCCAGCGTTGGGGCGGTCCGGTCGAGGAGATCCGGCCGGGGGATGTCGTCTCGATCCCTTTCGGAACGAAGCATTGGCATGGCGCTTCGAACGACTCCGCGATGACGCATCTTGCCATCCAGGAACATCTGGACGGCAAGGCCGCCGAGTGGATGGAAAAAGTCTCCGATTGA
- a CDS encoding flavodoxin family protein: MMAKKVLVLSASPRKGGNSDLLCDQFTLGAREVGHEAEKIFLRDKTINYCTACDACQGNGGKCVHEDDMAEILEKMIGADVIVMATPVWFFSMNGQMKTLIDRTVARYTEIRNKEMYFIMTAAVGQKALLDRTLEGFRGFVDCLEKAREKGVVYGTGAWKVGEIVGSPAMKQAYDLGKRA; the protein is encoded by the coding sequence ATGATGGCAAAGAAGGTGCTGGTTTTGTCCGCAAGCCCGAGAAAGGGCGGTAACTCCGACCTCTTGTGCGACCAGTTCACGCTCGGGGCAAGGGAAGTGGGACACGAGGCGGAAAAGATCTTCTTGAGGGACAAGACGATCAATTACTGCACCGCATGCGATGCCTGCCAGGGCAACGGCGGCAAGTGCGTCCACGAGGACGACATGGCGGAGATTCTGGAGAAAATGATCGGCGCCGACGTGATCGTGATGGCCACACCGGTCTGGTTCTTCAGCATGAACGGGCAGATGAAGACGTTGATCGACCGGACGGTCGCGAGATATACCGAGATCCGGAACAAGGAAATGTATTTCATCATGACTGCGGCAGTCGGGCAGAAAGCGCTGCTGGATCGGACGCTCGAGGGTTTTCGGGGGTTCGTCGACTGCCTGGAAAAGGCCCGCGAAAAAGGGGTCGTCTACGGGACCGGGGCGTGGAAGGTCGGCGAGATCGTGGGGAGTCCGGCGATGAAGCAGGCGTACGATCTGGGGAAAAGGGCGTAA